Within Triticum dicoccoides isolate Atlit2015 ecotype Zavitan chromosome 1B, WEW_v2.0, whole genome shotgun sequence, the genomic segment CAGAATCTGAGCTATCACTAGATTCTTTATAACAGCAACAGCCTTGGAAGATTGAACTGGTTTAGCAGTGGTGTCCTAGAAATATATTGAAAATGTTAGTATCACATTATAAAGACAGAATGATGAAGCCTTAGTTTTCATATAACTAGTAGATACCTCCTCAGAGTCAGAATCAGAACTTTCACTGGATTCTACCACTTTCTTGGCTACTGGTCTTTTAGTGGCCATATCCTGCAAACGGTTTTTCTAGTTAGGACTAAGAAATATGAGTAGTCCACAGAATTAAACGACAAGATCAGGGGAATGGTAAGTGCAAGAAATATGTTTAATGCTTTTGTACTCAATTATCTCACATAGACATGCATTGTTAGAAATGTGATTCTTACCTCATCTGATGAATCATCAGAATCACTATCAAAGCCGTCCAATTCCTGGTTTTTCTTTTGTGCAGTAGCAACCGCAGAATTCTTCACTTCAGTAGATGGCTTCTGAAAACCAATGAAGTGAGACATGGTGAAATCAGGCAAAAAGATAATTAAAAATGCTATTAAATGATGAAGTTTCCACTTCAAAATCGGTAGGTAAATGAATACATCGGAGTCAGAGCTTTCAGAATCAGAACTTACATTGGATTCTTCAATCTTCTTAGCTGCTGCTGGTGCTTTAGCGGGAAGCATATCCTGCATACATTGCTACACTCAGGACTAACAAAATATTGCTGGTGAAGACTGGCACTTGTGCATACTCTGCAAAATTTAAACCATGATAGCAACAATGGGAAGTATGAGACCGAGCACACGGAGTACTCACTATCTCTGATCCATTATTCATATTAAGGTGCTAGTGGTTGAGTTCAGAACTGAGTGTACCCATGTGTTATGTTcatatttttggaaaataaaatCAGCTCAAGTTCATTAATAGTTTGTATGGGTGCAGTAATGAGCAGTTGTACAGGATCACCAAAGTATAAGATATCTGCAAGAGGCAAAAACTAACCGTCCAGCACGGCGTCTGCCCATCAGTAGCTCCGCACGAGTAGGCCTTAGGTTATCCGTCATACTGTCCACAACACGAGTAACAACAGCAGGCTTTCCGGCCATGTTGCACTTGTGCAGAGCAGACTTCTGAAATAAGAACACCTAAAGAGCGAACAAAGTAGTGATTCTCTGTAATTGTTTCACTACTAGGACGGCACGTTAAGACCTAATGCATTGCGAAGGTTGAGATAACCAACCTTTTCAGGTGGAAGATCAATTCCAAGGTTTCCCCTTGACAGAGTTATACCATCTGCTTCTTCCAGGATCTCATCAAAATGGTTCAAGCCCTGCAAGGAATAAGGAATTAATAGGTGGTAAACAAATCAAAGTTGCTCAGGAATGTTGAAAGAATATCTTGAAATTACCTCCACATTCTCAATTTTGGCAAAAAACAGAGTTCGACTAAGATCACCTAACTTTGAGAGGAAATCCCGTGCCTATTGCAGGAAAAAAACTATCAACATTAGGAACATTTAAAGTATGAAATGCAAACAAACATGTGATACTATTCAACAAAATATCAATATAAAAAAATTCAATCTGTTGGGAAAGATGGCAGTGTGAAGTAGTACACTCTAAATATCGACATAATGAGTTACTTGCCATCTTCTGCATGCCTTGTATAAGAAAGAGAGAGGAAGTCAATCTTGTTTGGAGCACCCCATTTCTTCATAACCTGAAAGTCGTGCATGCTCATAAAGTCATAAAATGGGTTACAGCAAGGAGCTCCagtttcatgaaaaaaaattattttttaacATGTCTAGTCCCCAAGTTAATAGAAGGAGAAAGAGAGATTCTTGGGAGGAGTTCCTTACATCTTTATCCTCATCAGACAGCGTGGGCATGTCGATATGGATCAGGGAGCAGTGCAATGTGAAGACATAATCGCAAAAAAGTTCAGAAATAAGAATAGTTAGTCTACACTAAACAAGTAATAGGTGGGTTACCTATGATCAGGAACTACCAATACCAAGTTAGCATACATGATTATTCGTCAAGATACGAGTTCACATTCAACAAACAGCAAACAATCGTGCCACAACAATATAGAACACAAGTTATACAACCAACCATTCAACAAAGCATACAAGCCACACCATGAAGCAAATGCAATATTCACACAGTCgtgtgcgcgcgcacacacacacagtcAAGCCACTCAAAGTCACACacggtcacacacacacacacacagagacaagcCAGACATATTCACCATCAAGCCACACACATTCACACACGCATACAGtcaagccacacacacacacaatcaagCCACACACACACAGAGTCAAGCCACACATATTAACCATCAAGCCACACACACAGAATGGAGCACTTGCACACAAGAAACAGAGATAGATAGGGGCACAAACAGAGAAAGCTATAAAGAAATTCCAGAACTTAAATGAGTAAACTGATTTCTCTAGAGCAGTGAGGGTGATTCAGATAAAGCTATAAAGAAATTCAAGCACTGCATGAGGAATTACATGGTTTGCGCTCTAGTAAAACTTTCTGCCTAAGCACCCCTGAATACACATAACAATATATGGGAACATAAGCAAAGCATGACAAGAATTAAGCAATTGAAAACAACATAAGCAGTAACACCCTGAACATCCATCAATCAAGTAGAACAAGAACCGACAGAGGGCCAACAATCCAATTTCAAAATAACCAATCTGAACAACGCAGCGTTTGAGATCTGAACATTCACCAAGCACAGTAGTATCAAAGGGCGCATGCGTTTGAGATATGAAAATAACCGACGAACAGCGCAGGTGAGGGGACAGACAGAGGAACCGATCTGAACGAGCATGATAAACCGTAATCCAATTTCAAAAGCAGACGCTAACATCGGCCCGACGCGAACAAGAAACGCAGGAACGTGAGCGCCTCTCGGATGACAGAAGCGCACGCAGGAGTTTCTCAAACAGACTTGCTAGTTCGCAAACCAGACGAGCCAAACCGACCGACCGACCGCTCGCTTCCTCCCCGGATACCCCGACGAGACGGCACAAAGAACACGCGAACCCTGCAGAAAGACAGGGGATCGAGCAGAATCAAATCAGACGCGATTGCAAACGGACTACGGCGAGAGCGAGCAAAATCAAATCAGACGCTGTTCTACCTAAACTGACGACGGCGAGGACAAGCAAAATCAAGACAGACGCGACTCTGATCTAAAcggacgacggcgaggacgagcAGAGCAGAATCGAATGAACCAGACGCCATTCCTAAACGAACGACGGCGAGGACGAGCAGAATCGAATCGAATGAACCAGACGCGATTTCTGAACGAACGACAGCGAGGACGAGCAGAATCGAAAGAACCAGACGCGATTTCTGAACGAACGATGGCGAGGACGAGCAGAACCAAATAAACCAAGAACCCCACGGACGAGCGAAACCAAATCTGATTCTTCTAATCCGAACGGACGAATCGAGCGGGGATGAGCGAGATAGAACCAGGCGCAGGAGGAGGCGAGGCAGGAACCGAGGACGAGCCGAGGCGAGAGGGCATGGCCCGGGCGAATACAGGAGGAGTGGCCCGGAGCCCCGGATGAAGAGAGGGGGAGCTGGCCGGCCAAAGGGCGCGCCTTTATAGCCGGGGCAGAGGCGGTCGCGGCAGCCGGAGGCTTGTGCTTGAGGGGCACGGCTTCGGCGAGGTGGcgtgcgtggcgtggcgtggcggcgGGTATAGAAGGAAAGTGGAGCTGGTGGGTAGCCGTTGGggctggatccggagcaggagcgGGTGggcaggtcgagggcggcggcggcgcttccGTCTCCGTCCCGAGTTGGGGACGGACAGGGAAATTTCCAACTAGGGTACTCGGGACAGGGGAATTTCCAAATGTGTTCTTTTTTACTGTTGAAAAAAAATGTGTTCGGGTTGGAAGTTATAGGGAACGAAAATATTCACAATGACTGCTCATTTCGTTGGCACCAACTTAAgtgtcattttttttgcccggctaGAATAACTAGGGCACGTATCCGAGTTGATCGAAAACTCGTCTCGCCCGATAGTGTGTGCAGGGTGTGAACCCTAACTTCCACCGCTACCCTCCCCCTCCTCGCCTCTCCTCCCCTTCGCTGCCGCCGGGCAAAGCCTAGTCGGTGTAGGCGGCGACGGGGCGTTTCTCCCTCCCGATAGTGTGCGCAGCTAGCGCGGGACGGCACCGTGTCGAAGGTGCGATGGCAGCAAGTCAGACGGGCGTGCCGGCAGCGTGGCCAAATGGCAGGGTTGCGGCGGCTGCGTGGATTCTGAAGGTGCGGTGGTGCGTGCTCAGTGGGCCAGCGTTGGTCTAGATGGCGATGGCCCTGCCGGTCTGGTATGTTGAGCGGCGCGAGTCGGGTAGGCATGGGCCGAAGGTCGTGGCCCTGCCTCTAGGCGATCATGGTTGTTGGTGAAGGGGGTGTGCTACGAGCGAGTAGTGGTGGCCCGGATCCATCGAGGGATCTGGCCGGGTGCTGCGGGCGTGGTGCGAGGGAGCTGCTCGACGCCGTCTGTGGATCTGGATGGCCTTGGTTGCTCCTCGCGGCTCCGGTGGGCGGAGGGCTAGGTCGTGGCAGGGATCTCCCCTTGCCTCGGTCTGGTCCGGACGTCGCAGGGTGGCTACATCGGTCGGCGGTCAGTCACAACGGCTTGCGCTGCGACGGTTGGCAGTAGGGTGCGGGTGCCGGTGGTGCCGCTTTTCTTCCGCCGATGGTGCAGGATGCTCATGCGGCGGAGATGGCCAGGACTGGGAGCTCGTGCTAGGGCGGATCAGTTTTTGGCCCGGGATGGGTCGGATCTCTGTTCAGGTAGATGATGGTGGGCCCGATCCGGGTGGTGCCCGCAACCGAAGAGGTCCCTCTactcatgggtacggtggttgatggTGGTGGTCGGGACATCACGAGGCCATCGAGAAGATCGGTGTCGAAGACCACGGACATGGCGTCGTGCGAGCGTGCTCCACGGCGACCATCAGTAGTGACGAAACTCCTCAGCTTCAAATAGTGCAAAGGAACTCCTAAATATTTCAAGGCAGAAGTCCCAATTTTAACACAGAAAATTTGTGAAAGCAACTTGGAAGAAGCATCATCAAGATTAACACTCAACAAATCACACTTATCATAATTAATCTTCATACTAGATATCTGGTCAAAACAAGAAAGCAACAACTTTAAGTTTCTGGTTCATTCAGGACTAGGATCAAGGAAAAGCAGCATATCAGCAACATATTGAAGATTGACTAAGCTATctggtactcccttcgtcccaaaataaatgtcttgagcttagtacaaatttatactagagttagtataaagttgagacacttatttttggaCGGAGAGAGTACTATATAAGGAATAATCCCAGAAATAACATTAGTTCTGACAGCTTTCGCTAACATCCTAAAGAACACATCAGCACAAGGTTGAACAACATGGAGGAGAATGGGTCCCCTTGTTTCAAGCCTTTCCCACCAACACAATAAGGTCCATTGGTGTCATTAATACGGACACTAAAGGAGCTATTtggatgatggacaagacccacctaaTCCACTTATTGCCAAACACTCTAGAAGTTAGCATCTCCACCAAGAAATCCTAGTTAACCCTATCGTAAGCTTTCTCGTAAAATAATATGAGGATAACCCCAGGCTTGCCAGAGTTATGTAGTTCATGGATGGCCTCGGGCTGTGACCACGCTTTCTAGAATGAATCTCCCTCGGACAAACACAGACTCACATGGAGAAAGTAGTCTTTGTCCCACAGGAGACACTCTATTAGCCATAGCTTTGCTAAAGATTTTTATAGAGCAATTACTAAGGCATATAGGCCTGAATTTCTTCATATCCTTAGCATCGGATTCCTTAGGGATCAATGTGACAATAGCATACTTGAGCCTCTGGATATCTAGAGAGCCCTCCTCGGAATCCTGGACCAAGGCCATGAAATCCTTTTTGATTAAATCCTGCAAGTCTGATAAAACAGGAAAGAGAGGCCATCGGGGCCATAGGCTCCATAGCATACGAGCCCATAATGGCCTCTTTGATTTCCTCCTCAGAAAATGGTTTTTCTAAACTAATGTTTTCTTCTTGGAATACCATTTCTTCCTCGGACCAAAAATGGTCACTTAAATGAATATTCGGCTTAGGATCGTATCCAAATAAGTTTTTTATAGAAATTAGTGGCAACCTCCAACATATCTTTAGTAGAATTGACAGGGTCATCTATGTTCTTCAAAACCGAAAGGTGATTTTTTTTTCTCCGACGTTGATTTGCCACAGCATGAAAATAAGCCGTATTCCTATCCCCTTCTAGAATTTTTGTAATCCCTAGACCTCTGCCATGTCACAGTTTCTTCTTTTTTCCAGactaggtaattgcccgtgcg encodes:
- the LOC119350837 gene encoding pyruvate kinase 1, cytosolic-like — its product is MSIFRARDFLSKLGDLSRTLFFAKIENVEGLNHFDEILEEADGITLSRGNLGIDLPPEKVFLFQKSALHKCNMAGKPAVVTRVVDSMTDNLRPTRAELLMGRRRAGRICFPLKHQQQLRRLKNPISHLLK